A segment of the Parasynechococcus marenigrum WH 8102 genome:
ACCCTGATCAGCGGAACCTCCGGCACCGGTAAGACGGTGTTCTCCTTGCATTTCCTCCACAACGGCATCAAGCATTTCGATGAGCCGGGTATCTTCGTCACCTTTGAGGAATCACCGCTCGACATCCTGCGCAATGCCGCCAGCTTCGGTTGGAACCTGCAGGAGATGGTGGAGCAAGACAAGCTATTCATCCTCGATGCGTCCCCTGATCCCGATGGCCAGGACGTGGCCGGAAGTTTTGATCTCTCCGGTCTGATCGAGAGGATCAACTACGCCATCCGCAAGTACAAGGCCAAGCGGGTCGCGATCGATTCGATCACGGCGGTGTTCCAGCAGTACGACGCGGTGTTCGTGGTGCGCCGGGAGATCTTCCGGCTTATCGCTCGGCTGAAGGAGATCGGCGTCACCACGGTGATGACGACGGAACGCATCGACGAGTACGGACCGATTGCGCGCTACGGCGTTGAGGAGTTCGTCTCCGACAACGTGGTGATCCTGCGCAATGTGTTGGAGGGTGAGCGCCGTCGCCGCACGGTGGAGATCCTCAAATTGCGGGGCACCACCCACATGAAGGGGGAATTCCCCTTCACCATGGGCACCCACGGCATCAGCATCTTCCCGCTGGGTGCCATGCGACTGACCCAGCGCTCCTCGAACGTGCGGGTCAGTTCCGGTGTGCCGCGGCTGGACGAGATGTGCGGTGGTGGGTTCTTCAAGGATTCGATCATCCTGGCCACTGGTGCCACCGGTACCGGCAAGACCCTGCTGGTGTCCAAATTCATCGAAGACGCTTGCCGCAACAAGGAGCGGGCGATCCTGTTTGCCTACGAAGAGTCCCGCGCTCAGTTGCTGCGCAACGGCACCAGCTGGGGCATCGACTTCGAGCAGATGGAGCAGGACGGTCTGCTCAAGATCATCTGCGCCTACCCCGAATCCACCGGGTTGGAGGATCACCTGCAGATCATCAAAACGGATATCGGTCAGTTCAAGCCATCCCGGATGGCCATCGACTCCCTCTCGGCCCTGGCTCGGGGCGTCAGCCACAACGCTTTCCGGCAATTCGTGATCGGCGTGACCGGCTATGCCAAACAGGAGGAGATCGCCGGCTTCTTTACGAACACCTCTGAGGAGTTCATGGGCAGCCACTCGATCACCGACTCCCACATCTCCACCATCACCGACACGATCCTGATGCTGCAGTACGTGGAGATTCGCGGTGAGATGGCCCGGGCGCTGAATGTGTTCAAGATGCGCGGGTCCTGGCACGACAAGGGCATCCGCGAATTCGTGATCACCGGCAATGGTCCGCAGATCAAGGATTCCTTCTCCAACTTCGAGCGGATCATCTCCGGCGTTCCCCATCGGGTCACCACCGACGAACGCAGCGAGTTGTCCCGCATCGCCCGCGGCGTCTCCAGCGAGGACTAAGCCAACTGTTCAGCGGTGGAACGACGTTCGGCCTGCAGCTTCAGTTCATCCACATCCGCCTGACCCAAGGGCAGATCAAACCAGAAGGTGGTTCCCACCTCCGGTTCACTGGCCATAGACACCTTGGTGCCATGTTTCTCGAGAATTCCACGCACGATTGAGAGGCCCAGGCCGGTTCCTACTTCCGTGTGGACGGCATTTTCCACACGGAAAAAGCGGTCGAAGATCCGCTCCTGGTCAGCGGCGCTGATGCCGCAGCCGGTGTCCGCGACTTCCACCCGCAGCCGCGGCAGCGGTGAGCTGAGCGCACAGCTGGGGCCCGCCTGTTCATCGTTCGGAGATCCCACGGGACAGGTGTCGGGCCAGGGATATGCCCGCAGGGCCAGAGTCCCGCCGGAACGGCTGAACTTCAGGGCATTGCCCACGAGGTTGTCGAGCACCTGCAGCAGCAGATCCCAGTTGCCCAGTACT
Coding sequences within it:
- the kaiC gene encoding circadian clock protein KaiC; this translates as MQFPPASGSTQMQVQKLPTGIEGFDDVCQGGLPIGRSTLISGTSGTGKTVFSLHFLHNGIKHFDEPGIFVTFEESPLDILRNAASFGWNLQEMVEQDKLFILDASPDPDGQDVAGSFDLSGLIERINYAIRKYKAKRVAIDSITAVFQQYDAVFVVRREIFRLIARLKEIGVTTVMTTERIDEYGPIARYGVEEFVSDNVVILRNVLEGERRRRTVEILKLRGTTHMKGEFPFTMGTHGISIFPLGAMRLTQRSSNVRVSSGVPRLDEMCGGGFFKDSIILATGATGTGKTLLVSKFIEDACRNKERAILFAYEESRAQLLRNGTSWGIDFEQMEQDGLLKIICAYPESTGLEDHLQIIKTDIGQFKPSRMAIDSLSALARGVSHNAFRQFVIGVTGYAKQEEIAGFFTNTSEEFMGSHSITDSHISTITDTILMLQYVEIRGEMARALNVFKMRGSWHDKGIREFVITGNGPQIKDSFSNFERIISGVPHRVTTDERSELSRIARGVSSED